From the Rhodocyclaceae bacterium genome, one window contains:
- a CDS encoding YdiU family protein: protein MPVVQWRFDNTYTRLPRLFYSKQGATAAPAPKLVLLNHALARDLGLDFSGTDDAALAALFSGNVLPEGAEPFAQAYAGHQFGGFSLLGDGRALVLGEHVAPDGRRVDIQFKGSGPTRYSRSGDGRAALGPMLREYVISEAMQALGIPTTRSLAVVATGQPVYRERPLPGAVLTRVAASHLRVGTFQYAAAQGDPALVAQLVDYAIDRHYPHLKDAVSPGLALLQAVGERQLALVVEWLRVGFIHGVMNTDNVTIAGETIDYGPCAFMDAHDPTTVFSSIDHQGRYAFGNQPRIMLWNLARFAESLLPSIDADGEKAVELATASLHALADIFEAGWLAMMGRKLGLSGSEPDDRALCDDLLSWMTLARADHTNTFRALAVDALPYGAVFDDPAFGQWHARWRARLGRQGDALPAVFERMRAANPAYIPRNHQVEAALAAGSAGDLAPMHRLLEVLADPYAARDGLDEYAQPAVPDGRVYQTFCGT from the coding sequence ATGCCAGTCGTCCAGTGGCGTTTCGACAACACCTACACCCGCCTGCCCCGCCTCTTCTATTCGAAGCAGGGCGCCACGGCCGCACCGGCGCCGAAGCTGGTGCTGCTCAACCACGCCCTGGCGCGCGACCTCGGCCTCGATTTCTCCGGCACGGACGACGCCGCACTCGCGGCCCTGTTCTCCGGCAACGTCCTGCCCGAAGGCGCCGAGCCGTTCGCCCAGGCCTATGCCGGCCATCAGTTCGGCGGCTTCTCGCTGCTTGGGGACGGCCGCGCGCTGGTGCTCGGCGAACACGTCGCGCCGGATGGCCGACGCGTGGACATCCAGTTCAAGGGTTCCGGCCCGACGCGCTATTCGCGCAGTGGCGACGGCCGTGCCGCGCTGGGCCCGATGTTGCGCGAGTACGTGATCAGCGAGGCGATGCAGGCGCTCGGCATCCCGACCACCCGCTCGCTCGCGGTGGTCGCGACCGGGCAGCCGGTGTATCGCGAGCGTCCGCTGCCGGGCGCGGTGCTGACCCGGGTCGCTGCCAGCCACCTGCGGGTGGGCACGTTCCAGTACGCGGCCGCGCAGGGCGACCCGGCGCTGGTTGCGCAACTGGTCGACTACGCGATCGATCGCCACTACCCGCACCTGAAGGATGCAGTCAGCCCCGGCCTCGCGCTGCTGCAGGCGGTGGGCGAGCGGCAGCTGGCGCTGGTGGTCGAGTGGCTGCGGGTGGGCTTCATCCACGGCGTGATGAACACCGACAACGTCACCATTGCCGGCGAGACGATCGACTACGGGCCGTGCGCGTTCATGGACGCCCATGATCCGACCACCGTGTTCAGTTCCATCGACCACCAGGGCCGCTATGCGTTCGGCAACCAGCCGCGCATCATGCTGTGGAACCTGGCCCGTTTCGCGGAGTCGCTGTTGCCGTCGATCGACGCGGACGGCGAAAAGGCGGTCGAACTCGCGACCGCATCGCTGCATGCGCTCGCCGACATCTTCGAAGCCGGCTGGCTCGCGATGATGGGCCGCAAGCTCGGGCTGTCGGGCAGCGAGCCAGACGACCGGGCGCTCTGCGACGATCTGCTTTCGTGGATGACGCTGGCCAGGGCCGACCATACCAACACCTTCCGCGCGCTGGCGGTCGACGCACTGCCCTATGGCGCCGTCTTCGACGACCCGGCGTTCGGCCAATGGCATGCGCGCTGGCGGGCCCGGCTCGGGCGGCAGGGCGATGCACTGCCGGCCGTGTTCGAACGGATGCGCGCGGCCAACCCGGCCTACATCCCGCGCAACCACCAGGTCGAGGCGGCGCTGGCCGCCGGTTCGGCAGGCGACCTCGCGCCGATGCACCGGTTGCTCGAGGTGCTGGCCGACCCGTATGCAGCGCGCGACGGTCTCGACGAGTACGCGCAGCCGGCGGTGCCGGACGGGCGGGTGTACCAGACGTTCTGCGGGACCTGA
- the katG gene encoding catalase/peroxidase HPI — protein MSEQKCPFAGHTPASPVAAPSKNTNWWPGQLDLKVLHQHSALSDPMGEGFDYAQAFSGLDLDAVVRDLHALMTDSQDWWPADYGHYGPFFIRMAWHSAGTYRIADGRGGAGAGAQRFAPLNSWPDNGNLDKARRLLWPIKQKYGRALSWADLMILAGNVALESMGFRTFGFAGGRADIWEPEEDIYWGPEGKWLADERYSGERELANPLAAVQMGLIYVNPEGPNGKPDPVASARDIRETFARMAMNDEETVALVAGGHTFGKCHGAADPSIHVGPEPEGASIEEQGLGWKNTFGSGKGLHAITSGLEGAWTPTPTTWDNSYFETLFGFEWELTKSPAGAHQWTPKGGAGAGSVPDAHDASKRHAPMMSTADLALRMDPAYERISRRFLADPKQFADAFARAWFKLTHRDMGPATRYLGALAPKEELIWQDPVPAVDHPLVDAADVAALKAAILASGLSIARLVATAWASASTFRGSDKRGGANGARVRLAPQNGWEVNEPAELAKALAALEGVQRNFNAAQAGGKRISMADLIVLGGCAAVEAAAKAAGHDIIVPFTPGRTDASQERTDVDSFAPLEPVADGFRNYVRQGFEAVVAEKLVDRAQLLTLTAPEMTVLIGGLRVLGANVGQSAHGVFTRRPGTLTNDFFVNLLDMGIDWQKSSTAQHVFVGRDRATGELRWTGTVVDLVFGSNSQLRALAEVHACSDSQAAFVRAFVAAWSKVMELDRFDLA, from the coding sequence ATGTCCGAACAGAAATGCCCGTTCGCAGGCCATACCCCCGCCAGCCCGGTCGCCGCCCCCAGCAAGAACACAAACTGGTGGCCCGGGCAGCTCGACCTGAAGGTCCTGCACCAGCACTCCGCCCTGTCCGACCCGATGGGCGAGGGTTTCGACTATGCGCAGGCCTTCAGCGGCCTCGACCTCGATGCGGTCGTGCGCGACCTGCATGCGCTGATGACCGACTCGCAGGACTGGTGGCCGGCCGACTACGGTCACTACGGCCCGTTCTTCATCCGCATGGCCTGGCACAGCGCCGGCACCTACCGCATCGCGGACGGCCGCGGCGGCGCGGGCGCCGGCGCGCAGCGCTTCGCGCCGCTGAACAGCTGGCCGGACAACGGCAATCTCGACAAGGCGCGCCGGCTGCTCTGGCCGATCAAGCAGAAGTACGGCCGCGCGCTCTCGTGGGCCGACCTGATGATCCTCGCCGGCAACGTCGCGCTCGAGTCGATGGGGTTCAGGACGTTTGGCTTCGCCGGCGGCCGTGCCGACATCTGGGAGCCGGAGGAAGACATCTACTGGGGCCCCGAGGGCAAGTGGCTGGCCGACGAGCGCTACAGCGGTGAGCGCGAACTGGCCAATCCGCTCGCCGCGGTGCAGATGGGCCTGATCTACGTGAACCCGGAAGGCCCGAACGGCAAGCCCGACCCGGTTGCCTCGGCGCGCGACATCCGCGAGACCTTCGCCCGGATGGCCATGAACGATGAAGAGACGGTGGCGCTGGTGGCCGGTGGCCACACGTTCGGCAAGTGCCATGGTGCCGCGGACCCGTCGATCCATGTCGGCCCCGAGCCGGAAGGGGCGTCCATCGAAGAGCAGGGCCTGGGCTGGAAGAACACCTTCGGCAGCGGCAAGGGCTTGCATGCGATCACCAGCGGCCTCGAGGGCGCATGGACACCCACGCCGACCACCTGGGACAACAGCTACTTCGAGACGCTGTTCGGCTTCGAGTGGGAACTCACGAAGAGCCCGGCCGGTGCGCACCAGTGGACGCCGAAGGGCGGCGCCGGTGCCGGCAGCGTGCCCGATGCGCATGACGCGTCGAAGCGACATGCACCGATGATGTCCACCGCCGACCTCGCGCTGCGCATGGACCCGGCCTACGAACGGATCTCGCGTCGGTTCCTCGCCGATCCGAAGCAGTTCGCCGACGCCTTCGCCCGCGCCTGGTTCAAGCTGACCCATCGCGACATGGGCCCGGCAACGCGCTACCTCGGCGCGCTGGCGCCGAAGGAAGAACTGATCTGGCAAGACCCGGTGCCGGCGGTCGACCATCCGCTGGTCGATGCAGCCGACGTCGCGGCGCTGAAGGCGGCGATCCTCGCATCCGGCCTGTCGATCGCGCGGCTGGTCGCGACCGCCTGGGCGTCGGCCTCAACCTTCCGAGGCAGCGACAAGCGCGGCGGCGCCAACGGCGCGCGTGTCCGGCTCGCGCCGCAGAACGGCTGGGAGGTCAACGAACCCGCGGAACTGGCGAAGGCCCTCGCGGCGCTGGAGGGCGTACAGCGCAACTTCAATGCCGCACAGGCTGGCGGCAAGCGCATCTCGATGGCCGACCTGATCGTGCTCGGAGGCTGCGCGGCGGTCGAGGCGGCGGCGAAGGCGGCTGGCCACGACATCATCGTCCCGTTCACTCCCGGCCGTACCGATGCCTCGCAGGAACGCACCGATGTCGACTCGTTCGCGCCGCTCGAGCCGGTCGCGGACGGCTTCCGCAACTACGTCCGCCAGGGCTTCGAGGCGGTGGTTGCCGAGAAGCTGGTCGACCGTGCGCAGTTGCTCACCCTCACTGCGCCCGAGATGACGGTGCTGATCGGTGGCCTGCGCGTGCTCGGCGCGAACGTCGGACAGTCCGCGCACGGGGTATTCACCCGACGGCCCGGCACGCTGACCAACGACTTCTTCGTCAACCTGCTCGACATGGGCATTGACTGGCAGAAGTCGTCGACCGCGCAGCACGTGTTCGTGGGTCGCGACCGCGCGACAGGCGAGCTGCGCTGGACAGGCACCGTTGTCGACCTGGTGTTCGGCTCGAACTCGCAATTGCGTGCACTGGCCGAGGTGCATGCCTGCAGCGATTCGCAAGCCGCGTTCGTGCGTGCTTTCGTCGCGGCCTGGTCGAAGGTGATGGAACTGGACCGCTTCGACCTCGCCTGA
- a CDS encoding SDR family oxidoreductase, giving the protein MAGQSTRVAIVTGAGSGIGRASALALLRDGWHVALAGRRPDVLQAVAAESGAGARALAVPTDITSPESVAALFAAVKQAWGRLDLVFNNAGLNAPGVPLEDLPVEKWLAVVNTNLTGAFLCTQQAFRMMKDQVPMGGRIINNGSISAHVPRPDSAPYTASKHGITGLTRTTALDGRKYDIACCQIDVGNAMTELAARMSKGVKQANGEIKAEPMIDVEDVGRTVLHMANQPLNVNLFTVTIMATKMPFAGRG; this is encoded by the coding sequence ATGGCTGGACAATCGACCCGGGTAGCCATCGTCACCGGTGCCGGCAGCGGCATCGGCCGCGCCTCGGCGCTCGCGCTGCTGCGCGACGGCTGGCATGTCGCGCTGGCCGGGCGCCGCCCCGACGTGCTGCAGGCCGTGGCGGCTGAATCGGGTGCCGGCGCGCGTGCGCTCGCGGTGCCCACCGACATCACCTCGCCGGAATCGGTCGCCGCACTGTTCGCCGCGGTGAAGCAGGCCTGGGGCCGGCTCGACCTGGTGTTCAACAACGCCGGCCTGAACGCACCCGGGGTGCCGCTGGAAGACCTGCCAGTCGAGAAGTGGCTGGCGGTGGTCAACACCAACCTGACCGGCGCTTTCCTGTGCACCCAGCAGGCGTTCCGGATGATGAAGGACCAGGTGCCGATGGGTGGGCGCATCATCAACAACGGCTCGATCTCGGCACACGTGCCGCGGCCCGACTCCGCACCCTACACGGCGAGCAAGCACGGCATCACCGGCCTCACCAGGACCACCGCGCTCGACGGGCGCAAGTACGACATCGCCTGCTGCCAGATCGATGTCGGCAACGCCATGACCGAACTGGCCGCGCGCATGTCCAAGGGCGTGAAGCAGGCCAACGGCGAGATCAAGGCCGAGCCGATGATCGACGTCGAGGACGTCGGCCGCACCGTGCTGCACATGGCCAACCAGCCGCTGAACGTGAACCTGTTCACCGTGACCATCATGGCGACCAAGATGCCGTTTGCCGGACGCGGCTGA
- a CDS encoding tripartite tricarboxylate transporter substrate binding protein — MPFEIRPFRCPVPMVAALLPALALAALPAGAQPFPSKSLRIVVPYAPGGVVDYVGRTLGQKLSEQLGQSVVIDNRGGAGGIVGVEVAARAGADGYTLLVMDPAIVINQGLQPQVPYDVLKDFRTITIATSSPLVLAINPKVGARSVAELTAIAKAKPGTLSFASAGIGTTPHMAGEFFKSRIAQDIVHVPYKGSGPAMTDLIAGNVQMTFSSIAAAIPFFKDGRLVGLATTGAKRVAALSDLPTMIEAGFAGFEVELWQGLFVPSATPKDTVARLHAETVKALATAELRAALAKVGNEPVGNSQAEAEQFVRAELAKWAKLVKVAGIKPQ; from the coding sequence ATGCCGTTCGAGATCCGACCCTTCCGATGCCCCGTGCCGATGGTCGCGGCGCTGCTGCCGGCCCTCGCGCTGGCGGCACTGCCGGCCGGCGCCCAGCCGTTCCCGTCCAAGAGCCTGCGCATCGTCGTGCCCTACGCCCCGGGCGGCGTGGTCGACTATGTCGGCCGCACCCTCGGGCAGAAGCTGTCGGAGCAGCTCGGCCAGTCGGTGGTGATCGACAACCGCGGCGGGGCGGGCGGCATCGTCGGCGTCGAGGTCGCCGCGCGCGCCGGCGCCGACGGCTACACGCTGCTGGTGATGGACCCGGCGATCGTGATCAACCAGGGCCTGCAGCCGCAGGTACCCTACGACGTGTTGAAGGATTTCCGCACCATCACGATCGCGACCTCGTCGCCGCTGGTGCTGGCGATCAACCCCAAGGTCGGCGCACGCAGCGTCGCCGAACTCACCGCCATCGCCAAGGCGAAGCCGGGCACGCTGTCGTTCGCCTCGGCCGGCATCGGTACCACGCCGCACATGGCGGGCGAGTTCTTCAAGTCGCGCATCGCGCAGGACATCGTCCACGTACCGTACAAGGGCAGCGGCCCCGCGATGACCGACCTGATCGCCGGCAACGTGCAGATGACGTTCTCGTCGATCGCAGCCGCCATCCCGTTCTTCAAGGACGGCCGCCTCGTCGGGCTGGCGACCACCGGCGCGAAGCGCGTCGCCGCGCTGTCCGACCTGCCGACGATGATCGAGGCCGGCTTCGCCGGCTTCGAGGTCGAACTGTGGCAGGGGCTGTTCGTGCCCTCGGCCACGCCGAAAGACACCGTCGCCCGGCTGCATGCCGAGACGGTGAAGGCGCTGGCCACGGCCGAGCTGCGCGCCGCGCTGGCCAAGGTCGGCAACGAACCGGTGGGCAATTCGCAGGCCGAGGCGGAGCAATTCGTGCGCGCCGAACTGGCGAAATGGGCGAAACTGGTGAAGGTCGCCGGCATCAAGCCGCAGTAA
- a CDS encoding gamma-glutamylcyclotransferase, which translates to MALSRADLEADLLRRQYEQFHPELPIVPQQAFDASLDCVLEAVGEGRDLWLFAYGSLIWNPLFHFEERHPALVHGLHRRFCLWSRMGRGSPDRPGLMLALEHGGRCHGFAFRIPAHLLRTELTLIWRREMVMGAYQARWVNAVVRGQPVRSLAFVVNRKGWQYAGKLPADEVVQVLAHARGRLGSAADYLFQTVDCLRTNGVQDARLFALAKQVARLRAPLAP; encoded by the coding sequence ATGGCTCTTTCCCGCGCCGACCTCGAAGCCGACCTGCTGCGCAGGCAGTACGAACAGTTCCATCCCGAACTGCCGATCGTGCCGCAGCAGGCGTTCGACGCTTCGCTCGACTGCGTGCTCGAGGCGGTCGGCGAAGGCCGAGACCTGTGGCTGTTCGCCTACGGGTCCCTGATCTGGAACCCGCTGTTCCACTTCGAGGAACGGCACCCCGCGCTGGTGCACGGGTTGCACCGTCGCTTCTGCCTCTGGTCGCGGATGGGCCGCGGGTCACCCGACCGGCCGGGGCTGATGCTCGCGCTCGAACACGGCGGCCGCTGCCACGGCTTCGCGTTCCGCATCCCGGCGCACCTGCTGCGCACCGAACTCACGCTGATCTGGCGGCGCGAGATGGTGATGGGTGCCTACCAGGCGCGCTGGGTGAATGCGGTCGTGCGCGGCCAGCCGGTGCGCTCGCTCGCGTTCGTGGTCAACCGCAAGGGCTGGCAGTACGCGGGCAAGCTGCCGGCCGACGAGGTGGTGCAGGTGCTCGCGCATGCACGCGGGCGGCTCGGCTCGGCGGCCGACTACCTGTTCCAGACGGTCGACTGCCTGCGCACCAACGGCGTGCAGGATGCGCGGCTGTTCGCGCTCGCCAAGCAGGTGGCCCGGCTCCGGGCGCCGCTTGCGCCCTGA
- a CDS encoding glutathione S-transferase N-terminal domain-containing protein yields MDLTLCYAPMACSLVAYVNLTEAGAPFTVRTVNTGAREQKSAEYLAVNPKGKVPVLLVDGYPLTENVAIQQFIARSFPAAKLLPAGFDEFKAISLMSWFTSTIHPHLTPNARPENYCDMPEAFDGVKRVAQKLLFEDLKIAEGLLEGREWFFDHFTAVDSYFFWCFRRATQFKLDLSAFPNCLAHMARMRERPSVQKVEAYEKDVVAQFARAA; encoded by the coding sequence ATGGACCTGACGCTCTGCTACGCCCCGATGGCCTGCTCGCTGGTGGCCTACGTGAACCTGACCGAGGCCGGTGCGCCGTTCACGGTGCGCACGGTCAACACCGGCGCCAGGGAGCAGAAGAGCGCCGAGTACCTCGCGGTGAACCCCAAGGGCAAGGTCCCGGTGCTGCTGGTCGACGGCTACCCGCTGACCGAGAACGTGGCGATCCAGCAGTTCATCGCGCGCAGCTTCCCGGCGGCGAAACTGCTGCCGGCGGGCTTCGACGAGTTCAAGGCAATCTCGCTGATGTCATGGTTCACCTCGACCATCCATCCGCACCTGACGCCGAACGCCCGACCCGAGAACTACTGCGACATGCCGGAGGCCTTCGATGGCGTGAAGCGGGTCGCGCAGAAGCTGCTGTTCGAGGACCTGAAGATCGCCGAAGGCCTGCTCGAGGGGCGCGAATGGTTCTTCGACCACTTCACCGCGGTGGATTCGTATTTCTTCTGGTGCTTTCGCCGCGCAACCCAGTTCAAGCTGGACCTGTCCGCCTTCCCGAACTGCCTGGCGCACATGGCGCGCATGCGCGAGCGGCCCAGCGTGCAGAAGGTCGAGGCCTACGAGAAGGACGTCGTGGCGCAGTTCGCCAGGGCGGCCTGA
- a CDS encoding Coenzyme F420 hydrogenase/dehydrogenase, beta subunit C-terminal domain produces MPSPEARAAVPGPSPAPARDLCTDCGISRSSDPKRCGRACQFIRPDYPALEAQVHGRSRDPARVDELYFGPFRRMLRASMKQPTPGAQWTGITTGIAERLLARGLVDAVLTMAPDPDDRWRPVPVLVTSAADMAACRGMRMGYAPLLSLLEPALAAGHRRLAVIGIPCQVYALRALEKELGFERLYVIGTPCSDNTTTDNFHAFLDLLADDPSTITYLEFRADYRVELRFTDGRTKLIPFLDLPISKLPPDFFPLTCRTCVDYTNVLADITVGYMGGQGEQWLLVRNERGEELLGLLGDDVRTAAPGSAGKRQGPVKGFLANVERAAGGLPLRQMPGWLRPIVNFLMPRIGPRGLEFARTRVEMKALESVVHLRRERPRRLRHMVPAHLWALVAPYGLLPREEERPGAPPRPPGDPGV; encoded by the coding sequence ATGCCCTCACCCGAAGCGCGGGCAGCTGTACCCGGGCCGTCGCCCGCACCCGCACGCGACCTCTGCACCGACTGCGGCATCTCGCGCTCGTCCGACCCGAAGCGCTGCGGCCGCGCCTGCCAGTTCATCCGGCCCGACTATCCCGCGCTGGAGGCGCAGGTGCACGGGCGCAGCCGCGATCCGGCGCGGGTCGACGAATTGTACTTCGGACCGTTCCGCCGCATGCTGCGCGCATCGATGAAGCAGCCCACGCCCGGGGCACAGTGGACCGGTATCACCACCGGCATCGCCGAGCGGCTGCTCGCGCGCGGGCTGGTCGATGCGGTGCTTACCATGGCTCCCGACCCGGACGACCGCTGGCGCCCGGTGCCAGTGCTGGTCACCTCGGCCGCCGACATGGCCGCCTGCCGCGGCATGCGGATGGGCTATGCGCCGCTGCTCTCGCTGCTCGAGCCTGCCCTGGCGGCCGGCCACCGGCGCCTTGCGGTGATCGGTATTCCCTGCCAGGTGTACGCGCTGCGTGCGCTCGAGAAGGAACTGGGTTTCGAGCGCCTCTACGTGATCGGCACGCCGTGCTCGGACAACACCACGACCGACAACTTCCATGCGTTTCTCGACCTTCTGGCCGACGATCCGTCGACCATCACCTACCTCGAGTTCCGCGCCGACTACCGGGTCGAGCTGCGCTTCACCGACGGGCGCACGAAGCTGATCCCTTTCCTCGACCTGCCGATCTCGAAGCTGCCGCCGGACTTCTTCCCGCTGACCTGCCGCACCTGCGTCGACTACACCAACGTGCTGGCCGACATCACCGTCGGCTACATGGGCGGGCAGGGCGAGCAGTGGTTGCTGGTGCGCAACGAGCGCGGCGAGGAACTGCTCGGGCTGCTCGGCGACGACGTACGAACCGCAGCCCCCGGTTCCGCCGGCAAGCGGCAGGGCCCGGTGAAGGGCTTCCTGGCCAACGTCGAGCGCGCCGCCGGCGGCCTGCCGCTGCGCCAGATGCCTGGCTGGCTGCGTCCGATCGTGAACTTCCTGATGCCGCGGATCGGCCCGCGCGGGCTGGAGTTCGCGCGCACCCGGGTCGAGATGAAGGCGCTCGAATCGGTGGTCCACCTGCGCCGCGAGCGGCCCAGGCGCCTGCGGCACATGGTGCCGGCCCACCTCTGGGCGCTGGTCGCGCCCTACGGTCTCTTGCCGCGGGAAGAGGAGCGCCCCGGCGCACCGCCGCGTCCGCCAGGCGACCCTGGGGTCTGA